One window of the Pyrinomonadaceae bacterium genome contains the following:
- the panC gene encoding pantoate--beta-alanine ligase, with product METIKDRQHMISIARDVQRANRSIGFVPTMGALHEGHLSLMREARAQCDTLVVSIFVNPTQFGPAEDFTKYPRDLERDAALLAGENVDYLFAPTATDIYPPEFSTYVTVEGLSEQLEGASRQGHFRGVATVVAILLNIVRPDVAFFGQKDAQQAAVLKRMVRDLAFDTKVVVLPIVREESGLALSSRNAYLTDEQRRAATVLHRGLSRASQAYSDGERSAERLIQMVSETITAEPLARVDYISLNDAEDFQPLAQVEEKPALLSVAVYIGKTRLIDNMVMGLTQRQDAAAV from the coding sequence ATGGAGACAATCAAAGATCGGCAACACATGATCTCGATTGCGCGTGACGTTCAGCGCGCGAACCGCAGCATTGGCTTTGTGCCGACAATGGGCGCGCTGCATGAGGGGCATCTCAGTCTGATGCGTGAAGCGCGCGCGCAATGCGATACCCTCGTGGTCTCGATCTTTGTTAACCCGACGCAGTTTGGCCCGGCTGAGGATTTCACGAAGTATCCGCGCGACTTGGAACGCGACGCCGCCTTGTTGGCGGGCGAAAACGTGGATTATCTGTTCGCGCCTACGGCTACCGACATCTATCCGCCGGAATTTTCGACCTACGTTACCGTCGAAGGATTGTCGGAGCAACTCGAGGGCGCTTCGCGACAGGGACACTTTCGCGGCGTGGCGACGGTCGTGGCGATTCTGCTGAACATCGTGCGGCCGGACGTGGCGTTTTTTGGTCAGAAGGACGCGCAGCAGGCGGCGGTGCTCAAACGAATGGTCCGCGATCTTGCGTTCGACACCAAAGTAGTGGTGCTGCCGATTGTGCGCGAAGAATCCGGGTTGGCTTTGTCGTCACGGAACGCGTATCTGACCGACGAACAGAGGCGCGCTGCGACAGTTTTGCATCGCGGTCTTTCCCGCGCATCACAGGCGTACAGCGACGGTGAGCGGAGCGCTGAGCGGTTGATTCAGATGGTAAGCGAAACGATTACCGCGGAGCCCCTGGCGCGCGTCGATTACATCAGCCTGAATGACGCTGAAGACTTTCAGCCGCTGGCGCAGGTTGAAGAGAAACCGGCGTTGTTGTCGGTGGCGGTGTACATCGGCAAGACGCGTCTGATTGATAACATGGTGATGGGTCTAACTCAGAGGCAGGATGCTGCCGCGGTCTAA
- the smc gene encoding chromosome segregation protein SMC produces the protein MFKLQRLEITGFKSFADHTDLRFTGEGITAVVGPNGCGKSNVADAIAWVLGEQRVKHLRGGEMKDVIFQGSRNRQPSGMAEVVLHLQRDETTEDEPDIQDIDSTLEQIDSHDEIFDAPEVSESVPGAIATGSDDQVGPTSDSLITDQSVPGATGSEVQAESVEAPTEAKPKAKPHHRHWRQRRNLALEFAPGEAVSVTRRLYRSGESEYLLNDRPCRLRDIQDLFSGTGLAGGHYAIIEQGRIGQILSAKPMDRRTIIEEAAGITKFRVRQRAAEARLESARSNLSRVADIISEIERQVNSLRRQAAKARRYRILREELRELLRRVYVGEEESLVALLDQTQAELDQAGQEEQQLAAALTEREEASRTATQNARTLEDELAQVRAAVAEGALQRDRRIRERVYQEEQIETLSKRRTEIEAEVAALTERLALVESELERLGALDATLTAETEQTSTLLRTAEETYAARLAEVARAEEEIENARPELLKHTVAGERLHELGRQIESSIEKLTQQAEGLAREGERATASHQTATTEAEKLSGQIIEARAKLARLVAERQGAVKAVVEGHERVSDTDAELTRVRDDYSRTQARLESFKDLDERRAHFSLAVQEAFSANEAEQFHLIGTLADSIKVEAQWERAVEGALGSSLQSVLVPTPDDAIRAAAWLKTNHIGRAQFLVTGLHGGSDEVTVATFTGTPTTSSTGSAPQRDYVPMGIDGPRIGDILNAPRELLNLLERTLPERMNARVVPTLDDATALSLATGDMYVTVDGDWVTGGQFVNAGNGRALEEGAGLLTFKRELRELQGRVVELEAERAVTEMSVKEARSRMTGLEESVVLLNASIAREERGAMALELASGTLHQDVERAARHLRVVVDDQARLEQERKDLEASLAKALSDAEAAEAARLAASQKITETTNRLAEIRAVVETDSTTLNHQRAEAAAAAERRRSTSSDLRRLQTEHEEVSTRIARHNLELTEGGSRIEQLHSSIAEIDRLAMTIDEEKAREEGLIAEATARLTEARARADAMAAELAELNRSAAASRDARAAIEVQRAEALARVNFVRESCANELNQSLEEIARELVPDPEFVLETSRARVEELREKLESFGAVNMMALEELSENEERLAFLTTQRDDITKGIASTEEALREIKRRSRERFRAAFEQINQNFSELFKELFGGGRGEMSLIDENNELESGIDIIAQPPGKRLQNVLLLSGGEKAMAALALVLGIFHYRPSPFCLLDEVDAPLDEANIGRFTGKVVSMSANTQFIVITHNKRTMETARALYGVTMQEVGVSKLVSVRFE, from the coding sequence ATGTTCAAGCTTCAGCGCCTCGAAATCACAGGATTCAAGTCCTTTGCGGACCATACTGACCTTCGCTTTACCGGCGAGGGCATAACTGCGGTTGTCGGGCCGAACGGCTGCGGCAAGAGCAACGTTGCCGACGCGATCGCCTGGGTTTTGGGCGAGCAGCGCGTCAAACACCTGCGTGGCGGCGAGATGAAAGATGTCATCTTTCAGGGCTCGCGCAATCGGCAGCCGAGCGGCATGGCGGAAGTCGTGCTCCACCTGCAACGTGACGAAACCACCGAAGACGAGCCCGATATCCAGGACATCGATTCGACGCTCGAGCAGATCGATTCGCACGATGAGATTTTTGACGCGCCGGAAGTGTCCGAGTCAGTACCCGGAGCGATAGCGACGGGGTCAGACGATCAAGTCGGGCCAACGAGCGATTCGTTGATTACCGACCAGTCAGTACCCGGAGCGACGGGATCAGAAGTTCAAGCGGAGAGTGTCGAAGCTCCGACCGAAGCCAAACCAAAAGCCAAGCCTCATCACCGCCACTGGCGCCAACGTCGAAACCTCGCTTTGGAGTTTGCTCCGGGTGAAGCTGTTTCCGTAACCCGGCGTCTCTACCGGTCGGGGGAAAGCGAATACCTGCTCAACGATCGGCCTTGCCGGCTGCGCGACATCCAGGATTTATTTTCAGGCACAGGCCTGGCGGGCGGTCACTACGCGATCATCGAACAGGGCCGCATCGGCCAGATCCTCTCAGCCAAACCGATGGATCGCCGCACGATTATTGAAGAGGCGGCCGGTATCACCAAGTTTCGCGTGCGGCAACGGGCTGCTGAAGCGCGTCTGGAAAGCGCGCGCTCAAATCTCAGCCGCGTGGCGGACATCATTTCGGAAATTGAGCGGCAGGTGAATAGTTTGCGCCGGCAAGCCGCAAAGGCCCGTCGCTATCGGATCCTGCGCGAAGAACTGCGCGAACTTCTACGCCGTGTTTACGTCGGCGAAGAAGAAAGCCTCGTGGCGCTGCTGGATCAAACCCAGGCTGAGCTGGATCAGGCGGGACAAGAAGAACAGCAACTGGCGGCCGCCTTAACGGAGCGTGAAGAAGCGAGTCGCACGGCCACGCAAAACGCGCGCACCCTTGAAGACGAACTCGCGCAAGTGCGCGCGGCGGTCGCCGAAGGCGCGTTGCAGCGTGATCGACGCATCCGCGAACGTGTCTATCAGGAAGAACAGATTGAAACGCTTTCGAAGCGCCGGACGGAAATCGAAGCCGAAGTGGCCGCGCTGACGGAACGGCTGGCGCTGGTCGAATCCGAGCTCGAGCGATTGGGGGCGCTGGACGCAACGCTGACGGCTGAAACCGAGCAGACCTCGACGTTGCTGCGCACTGCTGAAGAAACTTACGCCGCGAGACTCGCCGAAGTGGCTCGTGCCGAAGAGGAAATCGAGAACGCCCGGCCGGAACTTTTGAAGCACACGGTGGCCGGCGAACGACTGCACGAACTCGGACGACAGATCGAATCGTCAATTGAAAAGCTAACACAGCAGGCGGAAGGCCTGGCGCGTGAAGGCGAGCGGGCAACCGCGTCTCACCAGACGGCGACAACCGAAGCAGAGAAGCTCAGCGGTCAGATCATTGAAGCGCGCGCGAAATTGGCGCGGCTCGTGGCTGAACGCCAGGGCGCCGTCAAAGCCGTCGTCGAAGGGCATGAACGCGTGTCCGACACTGATGCCGAGTTGACGCGTGTGCGTGACGATTATTCGCGCACGCAAGCGCGCCTCGAAAGCTTTAAAGATCTCGACGAACGTCGAGCTCATTTTTCATTAGCTGTGCAGGAAGCGTTTTCGGCGAACGAAGCTGAACAGTTTCATTTGATCGGCACGCTGGCGGACTCAATTAAAGTCGAAGCCCAATGGGAGCGCGCCGTCGAAGGAGCGCTGGGTTCATCCCTGCAATCAGTTCTGGTGCCGACACCCGATGACGCAATTCGTGCCGCGGCGTGGCTGAAGACCAATCACATTGGCCGCGCGCAGTTCCTCGTGACGGGGTTGCACGGCGGTAGTGACGAAGTCACCGTCGCTACTTTCACCGGCACGCCGACCACCAGCTCGACCGGCAGTGCGCCGCAACGTGACTATGTGCCGATGGGAATTGACGGGCCGCGCATCGGCGACATTCTAAATGCGCCGCGCGAACTACTTAACCTGCTTGAACGTACGCTGCCGGAACGGATGAACGCGCGCGTGGTGCCGACGCTGGATGACGCGACCGCGCTGTCGCTGGCGACGGGCGACATGTACGTGACGGTCGATGGTGATTGGGTGACCGGCGGGCAGTTCGTCAACGCCGGTAACGGCCGCGCCCTGGAAGAAGGCGCAGGACTCTTGACCTTCAAACGCGAGCTGCGCGAATTGCAGGGCCGCGTGGTTGAGCTCGAAGCGGAACGAGCAGTCACAGAGATGTCGGTCAAGGAAGCGCGTTCGCGCATGACCGGCCTGGAAGAGTCAGTGGTTCTGCTGAACGCTTCGATTGCGCGCGAAGAGCGCGGGGCGATGGCGCTTGAACTGGCCTCAGGGACCTTGCACCAGGACGTCGAACGCGCCGCCCGGCATCTGCGTGTGGTTGTCGATGATCAGGCGCGGCTTGAGCAGGAACGAAAGGATTTGGAAGCGAGTCTCGCGAAGGCCTTAAGCGATGCCGAGGCTGCCGAAGCGGCGCGACTCGCGGCAAGCCAAAAAATCACCGAAACAACGAACCGCCTGGCTGAGATTCGCGCCGTAGTCGAAACCGACAGCACTACGTTGAACCATCAGCGCGCCGAAGCCGCCGCCGCCGCCGAACGTCGCCGCTCGACATCGTCTGATCTGCGCCGGCTGCAAACTGAGCATGAAGAAGTGAGTACGCGAATCGCGCGGCACAACCTGGAATTGACGGAAGGAGGCTCGCGGATCGAACAGCTGCACAGCTCAATTGCTGAAATCGATCGGCTCGCGATGACGATTGACGAAGAGAAGGCGCGCGAGGAAGGGCTGATTGCCGAAGCGACAGCGCGCTTGACCGAGGCCCGCGCACGCGCCGATGCGATGGCGGCTGAGTTGGCGGAACTGAATCGTAGCGCTGCCGCCTCACGTGATGCCCGCGCGGCAATTGAAGTGCAGCGCGCCGAAGCGTTGGCGCGCGTCAACTTCGTGCGCGAATCGTGCGCGAATGAGCTGAACCAAAGCCTCGAAGAGATTGCGCGCGAGTTAGTCCCGGATCCTGAATTTGTTTTAGAGACGTCGCGCGCGCGAGTCGAAGAGCTGCGCGAGAAGCTCGAGAGTTTCGGCGCCGTCAACATGATGGCGCTCGAAGAGCTTTCTGAAAACGAAGAGCGGCTCGCCTTCCTGACGACGCAGCGTGATGACATCACAAAGGGAATTGCTTCGACTGAAGAGGCCTTGCGCGAGATCAAGCGGCGCTCGCGTGAACGGTTCCGCGCCGCGTTCGAACAAATCAATCAGAACTTCAGCGAACTGTTTAAGGAATTGTTTGGCGGTGGTCGCGGCGAGATGAGCCTGATCGACGAGAATAACGAACTCGAGTCGGGCATCGATATTATCGCGCAGCCGCCCGGCAAGCGGCTCCAGAACGTGCTGCTGCTTTCGGGCGGCGAGAAAGCGATGGCGGCCCTCGCGCTCGTGCTCGGCATCTTCCATTACCGGCCGTCGCCGTTCTGCCTATTGGACGAAGTTGATGCGCCGCTCGACGAAGCGAACATCGGCCGCTTCACCGGCAAAGTGGTTTCCATGTCCGCGAATACGCAGTTCATCGTCATCACGCACAACAAACGCACGATGGAAACCGCGCGCGCGCTTTACGGAGTGACGATGCAGGAAGTCGGCGTTTCCAAGCTTGTTTCCGTGCGCTTCGAGTAG
- a CDS encoding (2Fe-2S)-binding protein: MTNGNKQKAHITFMLNGEQAEVAFAPHKTLLEVLREDLALTGTKHGCELGECGTCTVLVDGKSILSCLMLGLDAEGREVTTVEGMAENGRLHPLQDTFADTGAAQCGYCTPGFMLAAKELIEKNPEPSRDEIKEALSGNLCRCTGYIKIYEAVELAAARMRGENMELPKEAIYGL, translated from the coding sequence ATGACGAACGGTAATAAACAGAAGGCGCACATCACTTTCATGCTCAATGGCGAGCAGGCTGAGGTTGCGTTCGCGCCGCACAAGACGCTGCTCGAAGTGTTGCGCGAGGATCTTGCGTTGACCGGCACCAAGCACGGTTGTGAACTGGGCGAATGTGGCACGTGCACGGTTTTGGTTGATGGCAAATCAATCTTGTCGTGTCTGATGCTGGGACTGGATGCCGAAGGCCGCGAGGTTACGACGGTTGAAGGTATGGCTGAAAATGGCCGCCTGCATCCGCTCCAGGACACGTTTGCGGACACGGGTGCAGCCCAGTGCGGTTACTGCACGCCCGGATTCATGTTGGCCGCGAAGGAATTGATTGAGAAGAATCCCGAGCCGAGCAGAGACGAAATCAAAGAGGCGCTGTCGGGAAACCTGTGTCGCTGCACCGGCTATATCAAGATTTACGAGGCAGTGGAGCTGGCGGCGGCGCGCATGCGCGGTGAAAATATGGAGCTGCCTAAAGAGGCAATTTATGGGTTGTGA
- the panB gene encoding 3-methyl-2-oxobutanoate hydroxymethyltransferase, with protein sequence MPYLKPERPEKVSAPSLKASKERGERLVCITAYDYPTARIVDEAGIDIILVGDSLGNVVLGYGNTVPVTLDEILIHVKAVRRGVERALLVADMPYGSFHTGTDDTVRAALRLVKEGEAEAVKLEGGLKRVKLVKRLVNEEIAVMGHIGLTPQSINQLGAYRVQGKTADAAKRLLDDAHALEDAGAFAIVLELVPREIAQMITESIKVPTVGIGAGVHCDIQVLVFHDLLGMAFGKLPRFVREYANLRETITDAVTRWAEDVRNGSYPAEGESYGLPKEAAEELKLDSGKVERSK encoded by the coding sequence ATGCCATATCTCAAACCTGAACGTCCCGAAAAAGTCAGCGCGCCTTCACTCAAAGCCAGCAAGGAACGCGGCGAAAGACTGGTTTGCATCACGGCTTACGACTATCCGACAGCCCGCATTGTTGATGAAGCCGGCATCGATATCATCCTGGTCGGCGACAGTCTCGGGAATGTCGTGCTTGGCTATGGCAACACAGTGCCGGTGACGCTCGATGAAATTCTGATTCATGTGAAGGCGGTGCGCCGCGGTGTCGAGCGCGCGCTGCTGGTCGCCGACATGCCCTACGGATCGTTTCACACCGGCACGGACGACACGGTGCGCGCGGCGCTGCGTTTGGTGAAGGAAGGCGAGGCCGAAGCAGTAAAACTCGAAGGTGGGCTGAAACGGGTTAAGCTGGTGAAGCGTCTCGTTAATGAAGAAATTGCGGTGATGGGTCATATCGGTTTGACGCCGCAGTCGATCAATCAGCTCGGCGCCTATCGCGTGCAGGGCAAGACTGCGGATGCGGCCAAGCGTTTGCTCGATGATGCTCATGCTTTGGAAGATGCGGGTGCGTTCGCGATTGTGCTTGAGTTAGTCCCGCGCGAAATCGCCCAGATGATCACTGAAAGCATAAAGGTCCCGACCGTCGGTATTGGCGCCGGCGTGCATTGCGATATTCAGGTGCTCGTCTTCCACGATCTGCTCGGCATGGCATTCGGAAAGCTGCCGCGCTTCGTGCGCGAATACGCGAACCTGCGCGAAACGATTACCGACGCCGTCACGCGCTGGGCCGAAGACGTGCGCAACGGCAGCTATCCTGCTGAAGGTGAATCGTACGGACTGCCCAAAGAAGCTGCGGAAGAACTGAAACTGGATTCGGGCAAGGTAGAGAGGTCCAAATAG
- a CDS encoding molybdopterin cofactor-binding domain-containing protein: protein MPDNSSNNGKPLNVVGKPFRKVDARAKCTGETRFADDILLPRMLACKILRTHEPHALIKNIDVSKALALPGVFAIITGKDLPISYGILPVSQDEHALCIDKVRFVGDPVAAVAAIDEDVAFDAMNLIEVEYERLQTITSIEEGLLVDEPRIHEYGDGGNVHKKVSFEFGDVDEGFAEADLVREDTFFYEGNTHLPMEQHAAVAHFDSDQKLTLWSSTQTPHYVHRALAKVLELRASHIRVIATPNGGGFGGKSDPFNHEVVVSKLAMITGRPVKCTLTREEVFYCHRGRHPVLMHVKTGVKKDGAITAMHFKTFLDGGAYGSYGVASTFYTGALQTVTYEVPRYKFQGARVFTNKPPCGPKRGHGTPQPRYGLEVHLDKIAEQLNLDPVEVRRNHLAPANSLTANYLRIGSMGLGACIDKVVEGSDWKKKFAWDRYADVPPADDNQAAGRAAHRKLPYGKGIGIACSSYLCGAGLPIYWNNMPQSGVQLRLDRQGGVCVMCGSTDIGQGSDSILAYIVAEILGIDPFDIRVVTADTDLTPVDLGSYSSRVTLMTGNAAIQAAERARELLTLAVAEKLSVPIENISFAERRVFDVENPELGVSFAEAVVLAESKFGTIGTVGSYSPPRSPGKYKGAGVGPSPAYSYSAAVAEVDVDPATGIVIVERIWIAHDIGKSINPALVMGQVEGSVYMGMGEILMEEMSYRANRNVVHKIPSMLEYKSPTTMEMCDVKTYLIEDPDPNGPFGAKEVGQGPLLPVPPAVANAVYNAVGVRIDEVPLTPEKVLKALHEKSRGRDGRFGPTSVPDVEWPEPLRVLTPREGGDGHEMPRVAVHS from the coding sequence ATGCCAGACAATAGTTCAAACAACGGGAAGCCACTCAATGTAGTCGGCAAGCCTTTTCGTAAAGTCGATGCCCGCGCGAAGTGCACCGGCGAAACGAGATTTGCCGACGACATCCTTTTGCCGCGGATGCTCGCCTGCAAGATTCTCCGCACGCACGAACCGCATGCGCTGATCAAGAACATCGATGTATCAAAGGCGCTGGCCCTGCCCGGCGTCTTCGCCATTATTACCGGCAAGGATCTTCCGATCTCGTACGGGATTCTGCCTGTCAGTCAGGACGAACACGCCCTCTGTATCGACAAAGTGCGATTCGTCGGCGATCCGGTTGCGGCCGTCGCCGCGATCGATGAAGACGTCGCCTTCGACGCGATGAATCTGATCGAAGTCGAATACGAGCGATTGCAAACAATCACGTCGATTGAAGAAGGATTGCTGGTCGATGAACCTCGCATCCACGAGTACGGCGACGGCGGCAACGTTCACAAGAAGGTGAGCTTTGAATTCGGTGACGTTGATGAAGGCTTCGCCGAAGCTGATCTGGTTCGCGAAGACACTTTCTTCTACGAGGGCAATACACATCTGCCGATGGAGCAGCATGCGGCGGTGGCTCACTTTGATTCCGATCAGAAACTGACGCTGTGGAGCTCGACGCAGACTCCGCACTATGTGCATCGCGCCCTCGCGAAAGTGCTTGAGCTGCGCGCCAGTCACATTCGCGTGATTGCGACACCGAATGGCGGAGGCTTTGGCGGCAAGAGCGATCCTTTCAATCACGAAGTCGTCGTCAGCAAACTCGCCATGATCACTGGCCGGCCGGTTAAATGCACTTTGACGCGCGAAGAAGTTTTCTATTGTCATCGCGGCCGCCATCCGGTGTTAATGCACGTTAAGACGGGCGTGAAGAAAGACGGCGCCATCACCGCGATGCATTTCAAAACGTTTCTCGACGGCGGCGCGTATGGAAGTTACGGAGTCGCCAGTACGTTCTACACCGGCGCGCTGCAAACCGTGACGTACGAGGTGCCGCGCTACAAGTTTCAGGGCGCGCGGGTGTTCACCAACAAACCACCGTGCGGTCCAAAGCGAGGACATGGAACGCCACAGCCGCGTTATGGTCTGGAAGTGCACCTCGACAAGATAGCCGAGCAACTGAATCTGGACCCGGTCGAGGTTCGTCGCAATCATCTCGCGCCTGCGAATTCACTGACCGCGAATTATCTGCGCATTGGAAGCATGGGTCTGGGTGCGTGCATCGACAAGGTGGTCGAAGGATCGGACTGGAAGAAGAAGTTTGCGTGGGATCGGTACGCAGACGTCCCGCCTGCTGACGACAACCAGGCAGCCGGGAGGGCTGCGCACCGCAAGCTTCCTTACGGTAAAGGCATCGGCATCGCCTGCTCGTCTTACCTCTGCGGGGCGGGTCTGCCGATCTACTGGAACAACATGCCGCAATCTGGTGTGCAGCTTCGGTTGGATCGCCAGGGCGGTGTCTGCGTCATGTGCGGCTCAACCGACATCGGACAGGGTTCTGATTCCATCCTGGCGTACATTGTGGCTGAGATTCTCGGAATCGATCCGTTTGATATTCGCGTTGTCACGGCCGATACCGATTTGACGCCAGTCGATCTGGGCAGCTATTCCAGCCGCGTCACGTTGATGACCGGTAACGCCGCCATCCAGGCAGCCGAGCGCGCCAGAGAACTTCTGACTCTGGCCGTCGCCGAAAAGTTGAGTGTGCCGATTGAAAACATCTCGTTCGCTGAACGGCGGGTGTTCGATGTCGAGAATCCGGAGCTGGGCGTTTCGTTCGCGGAAGCCGTCGTGCTCGCTGAATCCAAGTTCGGTACCATTGGCACGGTTGGTTCCTATTCGCCGCCGCGTTCGCCCGGCAAATACAAAGGTGCGGGCGTCGGGCCTTCGCCGGCTTACAGCTATTCCGCGGCCGTGGCCGAAGTGGACGTCGATCCCGCAACCGGCATCGTGATTGTCGAACGCATCTGGATCGCGCACGACATCGGCAAATCGATCAATCCGGCCCTCGTGATGGGCCAGGTCGAAGGCAGCGTTTACATGGGAATGGGCGAAATCCTGATGGAAGAGATGTCTTATCGGGCGAATCGAAACGTCGTACACAAGATTCCGTCGATGCTTGAGTACAAGAGTCCGACGACGATGGAGATGTGCGACGTTAAGACGTACTTGATCGAAGATCCCGATCCCAACGGCCCGTTTGGCGCAAAGGAAGTTGGACAGGGACCACTGTTGCCGGTTCCTCCGGCGGTCGCGAACGCTGTTTACAACGCCGTCGGCGTGCGAATCGATGAAGTGCCGCTCACACCTGAAAAAGTTTTGAAAGCCTTGCACGAAAAATCAAGAGGCCGCGATGGGCGATTCGGCCCAACCTCAGTTCCGGACGTTGAGTGGCCCGAGCCTTTGCGCGTCTTAACACCTCGCGAAGGCGGAGACGGTCACGAGATGCCGCGCGTCGCGGTGCATTCGTAG
- a CDS encoding dihydrodipicolinate synthase family protein, with amino-acid sequence MSINLSGVLLPMTTPFTATEDVDVAALNANIDRWNPAGISGYVVLGSTGERVNLDEREYLQVIEATRAAVPETMTFIVGAGQQSTRGTIAEIGRAAKAGAEAVLVITPHYYRNAINQQTLIEHYTAVADAVSVPVILYSMPDLTGIKIEPETAARLSEHPNIIGLKDSSNDVAKMRETVETVQEGFAVTVGNGTVFREALQAGAVGGILAVGCVVPELCLEIYRAVRAGEIDRATSLQEKLTPLARAVTRTYGIGGLKAAMDMGGYVGGIVRAPLQPASEAARTEIKELLLAAAPVSEPGAEATRRGSAAR; translated from the coding sequence ATGTCGATCAACCTTTCCGGAGTTTTGCTGCCGATGACGACGCCGTTCACCGCGACCGAAGACGTCGACGTGGCAGCGCTCAACGCGAACATTGACCGTTGGAACCCGGCCGGAATCTCAGGCTACGTCGTGCTTGGCTCGACGGGCGAGCGCGTAAACCTCGATGAGCGTGAATATCTGCAGGTGATCGAAGCCACGCGCGCGGCCGTGCCCGAGACGATGACGTTTATCGTCGGCGCGGGACAACAGAGCACCCGCGGCACGATCGCTGAGATCGGGCGCGCTGCAAAAGCCGGTGCGGAAGCGGTGCTAGTGATCACACCGCATTACTATCGAAACGCAATTAACCAGCAGACTCTGATCGAGCATTACACGGCAGTAGCTGATGCCGTTTCGGTCCCGGTGATTCTCTATAGCATGCCTGACTTGACCGGAATCAAGATCGAGCCTGAGACAGCGGCGCGTTTGAGTGAGCACCCAAACATCATCGGCCTCAAAGACAGCTCGAACGATGTGGCGAAAATGCGCGAGACAGTAGAGACGGTTCAGGAAGGCTTCGCAGTCACGGTTGGCAACGGAACGGTTTTTCGTGAAGCGTTGCAAGCCGGCGCCGTCGGTGGAATCCTCGCGGTCGGCTGCGTCGTGCCGGAACTTTGCCTGGAGATCTATCGCGCGGTCAGAGCTGGTGAGATCGATCGCGCGACCTCGTTGCAGGAAAAACTAACGCCGCTCGCGCGCGCGGTCACGCGCACTTACGGCATCGGCGGATTGAAGGCGGCAATGGACATGGGAGGTTACGTTGGTGGCATCGTGCGCGCGCCGCTGCAGCCTGCGAGTGAAGCAGCGCGCACCGAGATCAAAGAGCTACTGCTAGCTGCCGCGCCCGTGTCAGAGCCGGGAGCGGAGGCGACGCGTAGGGGCTCAGCTGCTCGGTAG
- a CDS encoding thioredoxin domain-containing protein — protein MKKSLPFIIIILVLVAGVAAFVIFSRQRGAGNANTFANAQPQPTAASQAASQSSPGNATGYTRPNVKVSSPVVLEEYGDYQCPPCGILHPVLKQIEHEYGDQVRFVFRHFPLTKIHKNAMMAAQAAEAAGNQGKFKQMHDRLYGTQNGWKDLSDARPTFIGYARELGLNVEQFTRDMDSSAVQQRIASDMQKGSGVGVSGTPTVFIDGQMLRYEATTPEGLRQGINYMLQRKASGQ, from the coding sequence ATGAAAAAGAGTCTACCGTTCATCATCATCATCCTGGTTCTAGTTGCCGGTGTGGCCGCGTTCGTGATCTTTTCCCGGCAACGGGGCGCTGGTAACGCGAACACGTTTGCGAATGCTCAGCCTCAGCCCACGGCTGCTTCTCAGGCGGCTTCGCAAAGTTCGCCCGGAAACGCCACGGGTTACACCCGGCCAAACGTCAAAGTCAGTTCGCCGGTGGTGCTGGAAGAGTACGGCGACTATCAGTGTCCGCCATGCGGAATATTGCATCCGGTGCTGAAACAGATCGAACACGAGTACGGTGACCAGGTGCGCTTCGTGTTCCGGCACTTTCCGCTGACGAAGATTCACAAGAACGCGATGATGGCTGCGCAAGCCGCCGAAGCTGCCGGGAACCAGGGCAAGTTTAAGCAGATGCACGACCGCCTCTACGGAACACAGAACGGATGGAAGGACCTTTCCGATGCACGCCCAACCTTTATCGGCTACGCGCGTGAGCTCGGGCTGAATGTAGAACAATTCACGCGCGACATGGACAGTTCGGCGGTCCAGCAGAGAATCGCTTCCGACATGCAGAAAGGTTCGGGCGTGGGGGTTTCCGGTACGCCGACCGTGTTTATCGATGGCCAAATGTTGCGCTACGAAGCCACTACTCCCGAGGGCCTGAGGCAGGGCATAAACTACATGCTTCAGCGGAAGGCCAGTGGTCAGTAA